Proteins co-encoded in one Xiphophorus couchianus chromosome 16, X_couchianus-1.0, whole genome shotgun sequence genomic window:
- the crebbpb gene encoding CREB binding protein b isoform X6, producing the protein MADNLLDAGPPTAKRPKINSPISGSDGPDLVSLLDLENDLPDELILNGELGNGPSANCGPSGMPPGLNSAIPDAASKHKQLSELLRPGSSSILGGALNSGSPQQGGMVPSQLGAVLGKGPLGQGSPNHQSPQGQKGVSTGQGNGVLGFNQTMLNSGQGHGVMGQVGQVMNGAMGPAGRGRPGPGMQYQGQAMQGTQGGAGPGVGGSVLAETLTQGGPQMCAPHTMNAQQAGNMNKMVMSGAPFGQQYGQAGVQQMGTAGVNAQQLQNKTALSNNLPPFPADLKGAGNVPNMAQMQQQVTSMGMVPGAGGVSGGPTADPEKRKLIQQQLVLLLHAHKCQRREQANGEVRACTLPHCRTMKNVLNHMTHCQAGKSCQVAHCASSRQIISHWKNCTRHDCPVCLPLKNASDKRNQQPMLNSPGASLQNAISTVGPGLPSATAINSAPTHIDPSSMQRAYAALGLPYGNHSPAQVQGQGPAQQNPQAHQQLRNMNSLGTNQMNQIGGLGSHSSDQTGLLSDSSLPSSLNNRQLLPDGSEVEGMGNLPAATPLSASGVRKAWHEHVTQGLRSHLVHKLVQAIFPTPDPAALKDRRMENLVAYARKVEGDMYESANSRDEYYHFLAEKIYKIQKELEEKRRSRLQKQPIMVGAPGPQQPGMAQPNSMGPAQAVRPPNGPATMPNMPNQMMNRMQVDQGINQFNPMAMQNAQMPQAPMGARAPSPMSHPQQMNMNSVMGMSPSRMPPNQGMMGNHANSMTQPATQGQYLQQGQYPGAAGGAMNVNIGMGQTMPQAAVAQQQQTSNLPLNALGSQLPSGPTTQPTRGTPPPPSISQQQQQQQHAPTQAQVPQQPSTPGSAVGHPSTPTHIPSSLPRPPAAMSTPPDSSQPLTPLQPPSEPPSQMQQPTSVQPQHPSTPLSQAAAGIDNRVPTPGSVAELSSLQALPDITSSEVKSEVKEEEEEEDSKSGKKQNDVKMEQDDETKPSLVKKEETDAAEPKQEPMETDEKKPEVKVEPKEEEDGASTSTSATSTAQNRKKIFKPEELRQALMPTLEALYRQDPESLPFRQPVDPMVLGIPDYFDIVKNPIDLSTIKRKLDTGQYQEPWQYVDDIWLMFNNAWLYNRKTSRVYKYCTKLAEVFEAEIDPVMQVLGYCCGRKYEFSPQTLCCYGKQLCTISRDSTYYSYQNRYHYCEKCFNEIQGNSVNLGDDPAQPQTKISKDQFEKKKNDTLDPEPFVECKDCGRKMHQICVLHYDVIWPSGFVCDNCLRKSGKTRKENKFSAKRLQTTRLGTYIEDRVNKYLKRQNHPEAGEVFVRVVASSDKTVDIKPGMKSRFVDSGEMMANFPYRTKALFAFEEIDGVDVCFFGMHVQEYGSDCPFPNTRRVYISYLDSVHFFKPRVLRTAVYHEILIGYLEYVRKLGYVMGHIWACPPSEGDDYIFHCHPPDQKIPKPKRLQEWYRKMLDKAFAERIIHDYKDIFKQATEDRLTSANELPYFEGDFWPNVLEESIKELEQEEEERKKEENTASSETTEGVQADSKNAKKKNNKKTNKNKSSVSRSNKKKPGMPNVANDLSQKLYATMEKHKEVFFVIHLHSGPVINTLPPIMDPDPLLTCDLMDGRDAFLTLARDKHWEFSSLRRCKWSSMCMLVELHNQGQDRFVYTCNECKHHVETRWHCTVCEDYDLCINCYNTKGHEHQMVKWGLGIDDDSNSQSGEASKSPQESRRLSIQRCIQSLVHACQCRNANCSLASCQKMKRVVQHTKGCKRKTNGGCPVCKQLIALCCYHAKHCQENKCPVPFCLNIKQKLRQQQLQHRLQQAQMMRRRMATMAGRGMPMPSPPTSAAPETPTSVQQPNTPQTPQPMPNHPQQQQPPPNPGNMGQGFPSNGRSSQPSTPVPQGKPGPQSSPLHQQLSPMPNMPHQQQAPPPQQPQQQQQQLLAAMKVAQQIEMAAKAKQQQQQGYAMNGMPMNQSRMMNPIQNQMQMMPGPRGPQVMQTVSQGQWGVGMQNAQGHQPLVPPQQGPMASQQAQGTPMSQQSPLMQRPMMPQQSGPQMPGVMPPQGPPQQGMTPQQQPNMPRVMPGNITPSAVQELLHTLKSPSSPQQQQQVLTILKSNPHLMAAFIKQRAAKYQASQAVPQQQQQQQQQQVQQQQQVQQQNPQVLLGSQPGMQAMAAMNQMQRTGMAPQQQPPQLVGPQGMPPMGPQGQLMNTAQNGSPQYHRQLLRMQQMQQQGAMPQGHSQFPTQQQGPPGFSQLRAHQQMAMQGGSGPMGSVPPMSQMGQPGMGMEGIPNHLKQRMLQHQMMKQQMGSPGQANPMSPQPHLLQGQGQTAAHLSGQTMANTLGNQVRSPAPVQSPRPPSQQAPHSGSSPRIQPQPSPQHGALHSSSPHPSLGPMSGSMDQGHMGTPEQSAMLPQLNTPNRGGLSNDMNMVGDTTGDTLERFVEGL; encoded by the exons ATGGTGATGTCAGGAGCTCCGTTCGGCCAGCAGTATGGTCAGGCCGGGGTGCAGCAGATGGGGACAGCAGGGGTCAATGCCCAACAACTCCAGAACAAGACGGCCCTTTCTAACAACCTGCCCCCATTCCCTGCTGACTTAAAGGGAGCTGGGAATGTGCCAAACATG GCCCAGATGCAGCAGCAGGTAACATCGATGGGTATGGTCCCGGGGGCTGGCGGCGTATCTGGAGGGCCGACTGCCGACCCCGAGAAACGAAAACtcattcagcagcagctggtccTGCTGCTCCACGCACACAAGTGCCAACGGCGGGAACAGGCCAATGGAGAAGTGAGGGCCTGTACTCTGCCTCACTGCCGCACCATGAAGAACGTACTCAACCACATGACTCACTGCCAAGCTGGCAAGTCTTGCCAGG tGGCTCACTGTGCATCATCCAGGCAGATCATCTCTCACTGGAAGAACTGTACACGACACGACTGCCCCGTCTGCTTGCCTTTAAAGAATGCAAGTGACAAGAGAAATCAGCAGC CCATGTTGAACTCTCCCGGAGCCAGCCTGCAGAATGCCATCAGTACAGTCGGACCCGGCCTGCCGAGCGCCACAGCCATCAACAGCGCTCCCACACACATTGACCCCAGCTCTATGCAGAGGGCTTACGCAGCTCTGGGCCTCCCATATGGGAACCATTCCCCTGCTCAGGTCCAGGGTCAGGGTCCGGCTCAGCAGAACCCCCAGGCACACCAGCAGCTACGAAATATGAACTCACTCG GCACTAATCAGATGAACCAGATAGGAGGCCTGGGTAGCCATTCCTCCGACCAGACGGGCTTGCTCTCCGACTCCTCGCTCCCCTCTTCGCTCAACAA CAGGCAGCTACTGCCAGATGGATCAGAGGTAGAAGGTATGGGAAACCTCCCCGCTGCCACCCCTCTCTCTGCTTCAGGGGTAAGAAAGGCCTGGCATGAACACGTGACTCAGGGCCTGCGCTCTCATCTGGTGCACAAACT AGTACAAGCCATATTCCCGACCCCAGACCCTGCAGCTCTGAAGGACAGGCGAATGGAGAACTTGGTGGCTTACGCACGCAAAGTTGAGGGAGACATGTATGAGTCAGCAAACAGCAGG GATGAGTACTACCACTTCCTGGCAGAAAAAATTTACAAGATCCAGaaagagctggaggagaagagACGCTCGCGTCTGCAGAAACAGCCCATCATGGTGGGCGCTCCCGGACCCCAGCAGCCTGGTATGGCTCAGCCCAACAGCATGGGCCCTGCACAGGCCGTTCGACCTCCAA ATGGACCTGCAACAATGCCCAACATGCCAAATCAGATGATGAACCGTATGCAGGTGGATCAAG GAATCAATCAGTTTAACCCAATGGCGATGCAGAATGCACAGATGCCTCAGGCACCCATGGGAGCGAGGGCTCCTTCCCCAATGAGCCATCCGCAGCAGATGAACATGAATTCTGTG ATGGGCATGTCTCCATCCAGGATGCCCCCGAACCAAGGCATGATGGGTAATCATGCTAATAGCATGACTCAACCAGCCACCCAAGGCCAGTACCTGCAGCAGGGTCAGTATCCTGGTGCTGCAGGTGGAGCCATGAATGTGAATATAGGCATGGGTCAGACTATGCCACAGGCTGCCGTTGCACAG caacaacAAACCTCTAACCTCCCTCTGAATGCACTGGGCTCCCAGTTGCCCTCTGGACCCACCACCCAACCCACCCGGGGCACCCCCCCTCCACCCAGcatcagccagcagcagcagcagcagcagcatgctCCCACACAGGCCCAGGTGCCGCAGCAGCCCTCCACTCCTGGCTCTGCAGTAGGACACCCCTCTACCCCAACCCACATTCCAAGTAGCCTTCCTCGCCCCCCTGCAGCTATGAGCACTCCCCCTGACTCCTCCCAGCCTCTGACACCCCTGCAGCCTCCCTCTGAGCCCCCCAGCCAGATGCAGCAGCCCACCTCTGTGCAGCCTCAGCACCCTAGTACACCG TTGTCCCAGGCTGCTGCCGGTATTGATAACAGAGTACCCACTCCTGGCTCTGTGGCTGAACTGAGCTCCCTGCAGGCCCTGCCTGACATAACCAGCTCTGAGGTCAAATCCGAAGtcaaagaggaagaagaggaggaggacagcaagtctggaaaaaagcaaaatgatgTAAAGATGGAA CAGGACGATGAAACCAAACCCTCCCTGGTGAAGAAGGAGGAAACGGATGCAGCAGAACCAAAGCAGGAACCCATGGAGACGGACGAGAAGAAGCCAGAGGTGAAGGTGGAACCCAAAGAAGAGGAGGACGGTGCGTCCACCAGCACATCAGCCACTTCCACTGCTCAGAACCGCAAGAAAA TTTTCAAGCCAGAGGAACTGAGACAAGCACTGATGCCCACTCTTGAGGCCCTCTACAGACAAGACCCCGAGTCCCTACCCTTCAGGCAACCTGTAGACCCCATGGTGCTCGGCATTCCT GACTACTTTGACATAGTGAAGAACCCCATCGACTTATCCACCATCAAACGCAAGCTGGACACGGGTCAGTACCAGGAGCCGTGGCAGTATGTGGACGACATCTGGCTCATGTTCAACAACGCCTGGCTGTATAACCGCAAAACGTCACGCGTCTACAAGTACTGCACCAAGCTGGCCGAGGTGTTCGAAGCAGAGATTGATCCCGTCATGCAGGTTCTGGGCTACTGCTGTGGCAGGAAG TACGAGTTTTCACCTCAGACGCTTTGTTGCTACGGCAAACAGTTGTGTACCATCTCCAGAGACAGCACCTACTACAGCTACCAGAACAG GTATCACTATTGTGAGAAGTGCTTCAATGAGATCCAGGGCAACAGTGTGAACCTGGGGGACGACCCGGCACAACCGCAGAC GAAAATATCTAAAGATcagtttgaaaagaagaaaaatgatacgTTGGACCCTGAACC gTTTGTTGAATGTAAAgactgtggaagaaaaatgcaTCAGATCTGTGTGCTGCACTATGATGTCATTTGGCCCTCTGG CTTCGTGTGTGACAATTGCCTGAGAAAATCGGGAAAAACAAGGAAGGAGAACAAGTTCTCAGCAAAAA GGTTGCAGACTACAAGGTTGGGGACGTACATTGAAGACAGAGTAAACAAGTACTTAAAAAGGCAGAACCACCCAGAAGCTGGTGAAGTGTTTGTGCGAGTTGTTGCCAGCTCTGATAAAACTGTGGATATTAAGCCTGGCATGAAGTCTAG GTTTGTAGACTCAGGTGAGATGATGGCGAACTTCCCTTACAGAACCAAAGCACTTTTTGCATTCGAGGAAATCGACGGCGTGGACGTTTGTTTCTTCGGCATGCATGTACAGGAGTATGGCTCAGATTGCCCTTTTCCAAACACAAG ACGGGTTTACATATCATACCTCGACAGTGTTCACTTCTTCAAGCCACGTGTGCTAAGGACTGCAGTGTACCACGAGATCTTGATAGGCTACCTGGAGTATGTGAGGAAACTTGG GTATGTAATGGGTCACATTTGGGCCTGCCCACCAAGTGAAGGAGATGATTATATTTTCCACTGCCACCCTCCGGACCAGAAGATCCCTAAACCCAAAAGGCTGCAGGAGTGGTACAGGAAGATGCTTGACAAGGCGTTTGCAGAGAGGATCATTCATGATTACAag gACATTTTCAAGCAGGCAACAGAAGACAGGTTGACCAGTGCCAACGAGCTGCCATACTTTGAGGGCGACTTTTGGCCTAATGTGCTGGAGGAGAGCATCAAGGagctggagcaggaggaggaggagagaaagaaggaggAGAACACTGCCTCCTCGGAGACAACAGAG GGAGTCCAGGCTGACAGCAAGAATGccaaaaagaagaataataagAAAACCAACAAGAACAAGAGCAGCGTCAGCCGATCCAATAAGAAGAAGCCTGGCATGCCAAATGTAGCCAATGATCTGTCTCAAAAACTCTACGCCACCATGGAGAAACACAAGGAG gtgTTTTTTGTAATTCACCTCCATTCGGGGCCTGTCATCAACACCCTCCCACCTATCATGGACCCCGACCCTCTGCTGACCTGTGACCTCATGGATGGACGTGACGCCTTCCTGACTTTGGCCAGGGACAAGCACTGGGAGTTCAGCTCGCTCAGAAGATGCAAGTGGAGCTCCATGTGCATGCTGGTGGAGCTGCACAACCAGGGCCAGGACCGCTTTGTCTACACATGCAACGAATGCAAGCATCATGTGGAGACTCGCTGGCACTGCACTGTTTGTGAG GACTATGACCTGTGCATTAACTGCTACAACACTAAGGGCCACGAGCACCAGATGGTGAAGTGGGGCCTGGGTATCGATGATGACAGCAACAGTCAGAGCGGCGAGGCCTCAAAGAGTCCTCAGGAGAGTCGGCGCCTCAGCATCCAGCGCTGCATCCAGTCTCTGGTCCACGCCTGTCAGTGCAGGAACGCCAACTGCTCCCTCGCGTCCTGCCAGAAGATGAAGCGGGTGGTTCAGCACACTAAGGGCTGCAAGCGCAAGACCAATGGTGGATGCCCGGTGTGCAAGCAGCTGATTGCTTTATGCTGTTACCACGCCAAGCACTGTCAGGAGAACAAGTGTCCGGTTCCGTTCTGCCTCAATATCAAGCAGAAGCTTCGTCAGCAGCAGTTGCAGCACAGGCTGCAGCAGGCCCAGATGATGCGCCGTAGAATGGCCACCATGGCTGGAAGAGGTATGCCGATGCCATCTCCACCTACCTCAGCTGCTCCAGAAACCCCCACGTCTGTGCAGCAACCTAACACGCCCCAGACTCCACAACCCATGCCTAACCACCCTCAGCAACAGCAACCACCACCAAACCCCGGCAACATGGGCCAAGGGTTCCCCAGCAACGGTCGCAGCAGTCAGCCCTCCACGCCTGTGCCGCAAGGTAAACCTGGCCCACAGTCATCGCCGCTGCATCAGCAGCTGTCCCCTATGCCTAACATGCCGCATCAGCAGCaggctcctcctcctcagcagccgcagcaacagcagcagcagctgctggcaGCAATGAAAGTGGCACAACAGATCGAGATGGCGGCAAAggcaaagcagcagcagcagcagggttACGCCATGAACGGGATGCCCATGAACCAGTCACGCATGATGAACCCCATTCAGAACCAAATGCAGATGATGCCGGGTCCCCGGGGTCCCCAGGTGATGCAGACTGTGTCGCAGGGTCAGTGGGGTGTGGGAATGCAGAATGCCCAAGGCCATCAGCCACTGGTCCCTCCTCAGCAAGGCCCCATGGCCTCCCAGCAGGCTCAGGGAACCCCCATGTCTCAGCAGTCCCCACTCATGCAGAGGCCCATGATGCCACAGCAGTCGGGTCCCCAAATGCCTGGGGTCATGCCTCCTCAGGGGCCCCCCCAACAGGGAATGACACCGCAGCAGCAGCCAAACATGCCCCGGGTAATGCCTGGAAATATTACGCCAAGTGCCGTGCAGGAACTACTGCACACCCTCAAGTCTCCGAGCTCcccacagcaacagcagcaggtgCTGACCATCCTTAAGTCCAATCCCCACCTCATGGCGGCTTTCATCAAACAGAGAGCGGCCAAGTACCAGGCCAGCCAGGCGgtgccgcagcagcagcagcaacagcagcagcaacaagtccagcagcagcaacaggtcCAGCAGCAGAACCCTCAGGTCCTGCTGGGCTCCCAGCCTGGGATGCAGGCCATGGCAGCTATGAACCAAATGCAGAGGACCGGGATGGCTCCGCAGCAGCAGCCTCCTCAGCTGGTGGGCCCTCAGGGTATGCCCCCCATGGGTCCTCAAGGCCAGCTGATGAATACGGCTCAAAACGGAAGCCCTCAGTACCACAGACAGCTGCTCCGAATGCAGCAGATGCAGCAGCAGGGGGCCATGCCTCAGGGTCACAGCCAGTTCCCCACCCAGCAGCAGGGGCCCCCAGGCTTCTCCCAGCTCCGCGCGCATCAGCAGATGGCTATGCAAGGGGGCTCCGGTCCAATGGGGTCGGTTCCTCCCATGTCGCAGATGGGCCAGCCCGGCATGGGTATGGAAGGGATCCCGAACCACCTCAAGCAGCGCATGCTTCAGCATCAGATGATGAAGCAGCAGATGGGTTCTCCTGGGCAGGCCAACCCGATGAGTCCTCAACCTCATCTGCTGCAGGGCCAAGGCCAGACCGCAGCTCATCTATCTGGTCAGACCATGGCCAACACCCTGGGAAACCAGGTCCGCTCCCCGGCTCCGGTGCAGTCGCCCCGGCCGCCTTCCCAACAAGCCCCCCATTCCGGTTCCTCCCCACGGATACAACCCCAGCCTTCGCCGCAGCACGGGGCTCTCCACTCCAGCTCCCCTCACCCAAGCCTCGGCCCCATGTCAGGCTCTATGGACCAGGGACACATGGGAACGCCTGAGCAAAGCGCAATGCTCCCACAGCTGAACACACCAAACCGAGGAGGGCTGAGCAACGACATGAACATGGTGGGCGACACAACAGGAGACACGCTAGAGAGGTTTGTTGAAGGATTGTAG